Genomic DNA from Telopea speciosissima isolate NSW1024214 ecotype Mountain lineage chromosome 2, Tspe_v1, whole genome shotgun sequence:
tttaatagtggtagagtaacattgtctgttaactccttttattttggatgtgcttataatttgaatggtatgtttaggttgagtttagctaatgagacaataaaccaggttaaccataatttacttgatcccaaaatactacattgtaggttaggacatgtgaactataggaaaatgctcaaactagctaaaactcataatttaccattagacacttcaattagatttaacagatgtgaagtgtgtgctcaaactaaaataactagaaaaccgttcagaccggtttctaggagcactcaacttcttgaacttatacattctgacatttgtgactttaaaagctacacaactagaggaggtcggaagtatttgataacatttatagacgatttttctagatattgtcatttatacctgttaaaatctaaagatgaagcttttgaaaattttaaaattttcaagaatagggtagaaaatcagttgaacttgaaaattaaaagatttagaagtgataggggaggagaatacaaattgacagagttcaaggaattctgtgcctctgcaggcataatccttgaaactactgctccttactcacctcaatcaaatggcatagctgaaagaaagaacaggacgttaacagagatgttaaactccatgttattgacatggtatgccctcttgctattggggagaagcaagAGTGTTGAtcgcaaatcacattctaaatagactaccacattcaaaaccgacttctacaccttatgaactatggcataatcatcctgtagatatgacactcttaaggtttggggtgtgtagcttatgttaggatacaagaccctaggagacctaaggtgggaactagaacaaacacttgtgtatatcttggttgtgcagaagacagtgctgcagaccggtttttggatctatcaaccaatgtggtgatagaatctagggatgctatattctttgaggataaattccttagagataaaggcccGACCTTGCCTGGTTTGGATCGAAGTGGTTCtgagaatcacctttggaatcgaaccaattgtttcgacactactcccacaatgctccttgaatcagaatctagaagagtatctactagagatcgagtacccaagaattttggtgaggattttgtgacctaccatttagaggctgatccatccacctataaggaagcgatgagatctagggactcctgttatggaaagaagccattgatgaggaaatgagctctttaatgcgaGAATGAGACTTGGCACCTTGTTGATccgcctagaggggccaagacaatagggtgtaagtgggcatcaagaagaaacttaatccggatgggtctatagccaggtataaagcacgattagtagctaagggctataaacagtgagagggatagattattttgacatctactctccGGTTCCgccatttggcaacaataaggattcttcttgccatagcatctattgagcactatgttgtgcatcaaatggatgtaaaaacggctttccttaatggagacctaacagaagaaatctacatgaaccaacctgaagggtttgtcatggaaggttctgaaaaaagagtttgtaaattaaacaaatctctctatggtcttaaacaagcacctaaattgtggcatgagaagtttgacaagacagtaaagagctttggttttcaaaccagcaactcggataagtgcctttattttttgtctgagtcaaacaaggtcgcgattatttgcttgtatgtagacgacatgttgattctaggttctgatctctctgtagtgagtgacattaaagaaaccttgtccaaagaattcaacatgaaagatcttggtgtggtagacaccattcttggaatgagagtaagcttcagtgagcaagggatcacccttaatcagactcattacattgagaagctactttctagttggaaGATAcgagtgattgtaaaccgattgagacaccctatgactacaacaaacggttgaaacctaacacagtgACACCGTGAATCgcttagattattctaaaccgattggtagtctcatgtatgcaatgagttgcactaggccggacatagcctttacggtaggcatgctgagtcgtttcactagtaatcctggaaaagagcattgggatgccctatcgaggctgatgagataccttaagggtactcaaggttatgctttatgttataatggacatcctccaactttggaaggatattcgatgcatcttggtgctcgaTTTGGGAGACAAGAGATCCACcggtggttatgtatttacactaggaggagcattgtagcatggaaatccaaaagacagactagtattgctctgtcatctatggaatcggaactttatgctctagcttcggagatgaagcagagtggataaaggatccgattatggatattccattgaggagttttaagttaaactctatatctatattctgtgataatcaagcaacaaagacgattgtgaataactcactctttaatggtaagaggagacacatcaggctgaaacaggccatgctgaattatagaacagaacaagggattatcactttgattgatgtgagatcgaaggataatacggcagatgcccttacaaagggattgaacaaagatcgaacattcaaaactacaggggagatggggttaaagaccatttagtcaggtcttaatcTAACCcgatattattttgaattattcgaatctcatctagccttggtaagcattcgggacagtttacatgtttcagataacttagttaggttactaagtatgggggtttgtgaaaccattccaaacttgatggtgtagcaaattttcatgtgaagtctccttactttgttattccacaaaggaatatgaaaaaatgtctgatatgtttcaatgatattgtgctagtctttatgtcattccaaatttgatgacatgtctttcatagtatggtgtaccattccaaatttgatgatacaacataaatctatgactgatatgacgaatacagtattccaaatggaaacatggtatggtccttatgatagagactatataggatcgagttcttgtaaagaaacttgatgatgatgcttattgttttttgatttaccttcagccatatatgaaatgtactaagttcttattgttgaactagatactattgtgcaaatgattgaattcataatatcttatgaaattcatatttgacaaattacagagaatggcgaagatggaggagaacggttgaatctggatctcgatgaggatgacttacttgatgagtaaagtcacatggattgcaaggactttttcttttgattatttcttttggtttagccacttgcatgtggaacttcggatttattgttgggtttagtttttcttatttgatttattggattattgatattcaatttatattgattcaattactgattgaacaatggttcctatacatgtgtaatggatatatgtagaacataggaggagattgtaagggtatttatgtaatatccctttatatgttctcatataatcttacttgtattaatgcccaggctgtgaggggcaatctagtaattagcccatctgacctaaaccctagttttcctatatatactagctggaggcagcagtctgggtattccaaactagatactcagggtgtaatgctttaagcaactttgtgcttaaaccctaaaccctaacaaaaaTCCCACTATGAAACCCAATGCCATGCCACTGTAGAAccctatcttttcttcttcatcatcgttGCCATTAGAAACCTTCCCAATTTGGGGTcttccatcatcatcatcaccggGGCATTTGTTTGAAAGCGGTGAACCACAAAGTTGTGGGTTACCGAAGTAATTGGATGATTCATTGAGCGTTTGAAGTTGGTTCCTAGAAGGTATTCTCCCTGGCAAGTTGTTGTTGGAGAGATTCAAGTAACTCAAGAAATTTAAGGATGAGatactttgtggaatctccccaGAAAGTTGGTTCCTTGAGAGATCAAGGCTTTCTAATGATCTCAAGTCCCCAATATCCCTTGGGATCTTCCCTGTTAGATGATTTATTGATAAATTCAAAAGAAACATTCCTAAAAGCATTGTTATCCCTGTTGGTATGTTTCCTGATAAATTATTGCTTGAAAGGTCCACAGCCATTACCTCATTAAGAATCTCACCATAGTATTCAAGTTCTCTTCCTTTCGCAACAATCATCATGGTTTCATCATATGGATTTACTTGAAGCCAAAATCCATCAACCAAACCATACAAATTGCCTAAACATGTTGGAATGAATCCTGATAATTTGTTTTGAGCTAGAACCAAGATGCGAAGATACATAAGATGACATAGCTGTTGAGGAATTTCTCCAGTGATTGAGTTTGCTCTTAGATTTAGCATCAGCAGACTAACTAGGTTCTCTCCAATCCATGTTGGTAAGATTCCAAACAACTTATTATTGCCTAGGTCAAGACTAAGCAAAGAGGTGCAATATTTCAGGGATGACGGAAGCTCCCCGTAAAGACTGTTGTTGCTCAATATCAATCTTTCAAGGGAAACCAGAAAACCTATCGACGAACTTGGAATTTTACCCGATAAGTTGTTGTTCGATAGATCTAGAATTTCCAAACTTTGCAAACCCTTCCAATCAATAGAAGATAATTCTCCAGATAAATGATTGTTTGAAAGATCTAAATAACACAACAATGCCATTGTTTGAtcaaaattggaaaaagaaattgGCCCTGAAAATAAATTGTGTCGAAGGGATAGGTAGGACAAATTAGCAGAAGACCATAGAGCAGGGAGAGGACCTTCTAAGCAATTAGAGCTCAAGTCCACATGCACGGTCTCCTGTCTAATAATGCTTGGCAGGGTACCATGCAACCTGTTTACAGAGAGATCCAAATACTTCAATGAGGGAGACTTCCAAAACCATTCTGGTATGGTATCTGAAATACTGACTTTGGTGAGGGTTAAATCGGTAAGTAGATTTTGAGTTTTAAGCCATCCTGGAAACTTGGGGCCCACTTGAAAGTCGAacatattcaaaaaatcaagTTTAAAAGGAGGAACCCATTCTTCTTGTCTCACATCAAAAACCAActtattcttcttatttctaGAAAATAATGAAGATATTGATAATTCTTTCAAATTTGTGAGTTTTGTAAAATGATGTTCTGAAATTGTGCCCTCCCAATAATTCCACTGTATATCCAAAGAGACCAACTTTGAGAGTTGTCCTAAGCTTTTAGGAATTGGGCCACTTATTTGATTCCTAGAGAGATCCAAAGAGACCAACTTTGAGAGTTGTCCTAAGCTTTCAGGAATTGGACCACTTATTTGATTCTGAGAGAGATCCAAAGAGGCCAAATTTGAGAGTTGTCCTAAGCTTTCAGGAATGGGCCCACTTATTTGATTCggagagagattcaaagagaCCAACTTTGAGAGTTGTCCTAAGCTTTCAGGAATGAGCCCACTTATTTGATTCCAAGAGAGATCCAAATAGACCAAATTTGAGAGTTGTCGACCGAAGCGAAGAGACCAAATTTGAGAGCTGTCCTAAGCTTTCATGAGGAATAGGCCCACTTATTTGATTCTCAGAGAGATCCAATTGTTTCAAGGACAAGAAGCGTCAAATTGATATAGGCAAATGCCCACTTAGCTCACTATAACTCAAAACTAAAATCTCCAGGCTCTTGTTACTGAATCCAGACAAACCATCTACAAGTGCACCcacatcatcaccaccaccaccaccgttgTTGTATGACAAATCTAGCCTACGCAACTTCCATAGACTTCCTACCAGCTGCTGCTGGGCTCTTCCAGCAGCTGTAGTCCTGCTAGATGCAGCATCTCCTCCACCAGCTCCACTGTGAATACTACTAATAATATTATTGTTGGAATAAGAGAAGTTAAGGATGAGTTCATTGTAGCTAAGATCAAGATCTTCAAGGCTGCTAATATTTAACAACCAATGTGGTAgaaaggaattattaaagaagttccAAGAGAGATCAAGTACCGAAAGGGATGTAAAATTAACAGTTATTGATGATGGAAGTGTctcagaagaagaaggaagtcTTCCGAGTTCACAATCACTCAACTTTAATTCCCGAAGCAAAGAAAGCTTATTAAAAGCTTGGAACCAATCATCTGCTGCGTTGCTAAGGTTGACGTACCCCATATTGAGGTACTCCAAAGAGGAGAGACCGGAGATCCATTCCAAGTTGTCTACACGCATCAACCAAGAAGGATCCTCACTAAAGGAATAGTAGTCaagagacgaagaagaaagaTCTAGGTGATGCAAGGTGGATAGGTTTCCCAGGTGAGGAGGAACTGTGCCAGCAAAGAATgaatgggagagattgagataCCTCAACTTCTTGAATGAACCAAGGAATTCTGGGATTTTGATTCCCCGAAATTGATTCAAGCTCAAATccatgtatttcaaatatttcaagtTTAGCCAAGAAGGGTATATCTCACCGCTCAAGCGTGACCTCTTGAACGCTTCAATATCctcatgatcatcatcatcatattgAGGAAGTTGAATTGGGTTGCGAAGGTTGAGGTGGACTACATGTCCAGTTCTGGTACTGCAACGGACCCCTCTCCATCTgcaacaatcttcttcttcttcttcttcttcgcccGTCGTCGTCCAAGAAGAGAGCCGGCCAGTATGGTCTTTGATACCTTCTTTGAACTTGAGAAGTGccttcctctccatctctttgcAACGCGCGTTGTTGGGATCTCCAATATTAATGCATGAACTGAACCCCGATAAGAAAAGAAGCAGCAGAAGTTGAATAATGGACTTATTGCGACTACTGCAATCCATGGAGGACATCTATCTTAACGCACCAAAATCAAGAAATTAAATCAGGAGAAATGTTAGGCCTCGAAACCcaactcactcactcactcaccaGCTGATTTTTTATAATCAAAACCAAGATATTGTACTAGCCCCTATATATAGATGATCAACTCTTTGGAATAAATGGGTCTTGACGACAAGGCCCTAAATGCTAGAGCTTTTCATACAATTACAAGTTGGTAAAAATCATTAAATTGTCCACTTTTAGGGTATGTATGGTAAAGATTCTAAAAAAAACACTGATTCTAGtttattacccttttttttggtacaaCAGAAATAGTAGTGTGAAAACTGTATGGTATGCCcgatttttaatttattttttaacgaACCAGACACTTGGTATAGTTTTTGAACCTCATTTGAAAAACACTGATTTGGTGTTTTTGCATGTGAGAAATGATTTTGCTAAAATACAATGAAACCCTAATGTCACTAAAGTGGTTTAGGGGTATTTATGATATTTTAATCCAAAACATTACAATGCCTCTCGAATATAAGATTTTGACCTAAAACATAGGCATTCGAACTATCGAATTGGAGAgcttctataaaataaaatttttataaatttaaaatatttcagGAATAAGAAATTCAATTAGAAGTTCAATTGAAAGTGTGTCTTACCTATTTCAGAATTATCATGAAATTA
This window encodes:
- the LOC122651126 gene encoding receptor-like protein EIX1, which gives rise to MSSMDCSSRNKSIIQLLLLLFLSGFSSCINIGDPNNARCKEMERKALLKFKEGIKDHTGRLSSWTTTGEEEEEEEDCCRWRGVRCSTRTGHVVHLNLRNPIQLPQYDDDDHEDIEAFKRSRLSGEIYPSWLNLKYLKYMDLSLNQFRGIKIPEFLGSFKKLRYLNLSHSFFAGTVPPHLGNLSTLHHLDLSSSSLDYYSFSEDPSWLMRVDNLEWISGLSSLEYLNMGYVNLSNAADDWFQAFNKLSLLRELKLSDCELGRLPSSSETLPSSITVNFTSLSVLDLSWNFFNNSFLPHWLLNISSLEDLDLSYNELILNFSYSNNNIISSIHSGAGGGDAASSRTTAAGRAQQQLVGSLWKLRRLDLSYNNGGGGGDDVGALVDGLSGFSNKSLEILVLSYSELSGHLPISI
- the LOC122651125 gene encoding receptor-like protein EIX2, producing MALLCYLDLSNNHLSGELSSIDWKGLQSLEILDLSNNNLSGKIPSSSIGFLVSLERLILSNNSLYGELPSSLKYCTSLLSLDLGNNKLFGILPTWIGENLVSLLMLNLRANSITGEIPQQLCHLMYLRILVLAQNKLSGFIPTCLGNLYGLVDGFWLQVNPYDETMMIVAKGRELEYYGEILNEVMAVDLSSNNLSGNIPTGITMLLGMFLLNLSINHLTGKIPRDIGDLRSLESLDLSRNQLSGEIPQSISSLNFLSYLNLSNNNLPGRIPSRNQLQTLNESSNYFGNPQLCGSPLSNKCPGDDDDGRPQIGKVSNGNDDEEEKIGFYSGMALGFIVGFLLGFRV